In a genomic window of Myxococcales bacterium:
- a CDS encoding FHA domain-containing protein: protein MHLPRSLFRHPLTVIVALVAAVAVARADIRLEATVLEPDPAVKDAAPTLQLTVFGASPQALNSYTIRQQGRRVVKASKLIPFLEGPEPVGLVVVVLTDGNYLDNSGKTEILDGVQQAFASLAAAGPPGSQVSVVSYAAEATVLKSAAPLADLATLTLTAGPKGPLAARNLLAGLKLGVAELDKVGGARKALVVIGDFIDGEGSTSASAPIRDLGRQLTERKILTAAIIYQQRGAEFGQPASPLKLDPVTKQMVPDDDAGALLERTWRQTRKQAVEDAKFFSANHANELSSRTGFGMAAEGVAGELADRFYLQFPGYDKVSKAGLTWDGKSHTVILRVDGNEFAKVDVELSPKWSPPGGGTAWWIFLVIPVGLIAVGLVIAKVVRKPKAAPGPGVGAPVPGMVGGPGGPPGPGGPGGPGGPGPAGPGGPGAPPPGKPMKTQFINVAGDDVFPIVGWMVFLNGPQKFKTHKLSAGVTKVGTGKESDIVIDDGYMSTNHALVVTTPDGFTLQDNSSTNGTFVNNARVAKHELYDGDVVTFGRTQLKFKATI from the coding sequence ATGCACCTGCCACGGTCCCTGTTCCGCCACCCGCTCACGGTGATCGTCGCGCTCGTCGCGGCGGTCGCGGTCGCGCGCGCCGACATCCGCCTCGAGGCCACGGTGCTCGAGCCCGACCCCGCGGTCAAGGACGCGGCGCCGACCCTGCAGCTCACGGTCTTCGGCGCCAGCCCGCAGGCGCTGAACTCGTACACGATCCGCCAGCAGGGCCGGCGGGTCGTCAAGGCGTCGAAGCTCATCCCGTTCCTCGAGGGCCCCGAGCCGGTCGGCCTCGTGGTGGTCGTCCTCACCGACGGCAACTACCTCGACAACAGCGGGAAGACCGAGATCCTCGACGGCGTGCAGCAGGCGTTCGCCAGCCTGGCCGCCGCCGGGCCGCCGGGCTCGCAGGTCAGCGTCGTCAGCTACGCCGCCGAGGCGACGGTGTTGAAGTCGGCGGCGCCGCTGGCCGACCTGGCCACCCTGACGCTGACGGCGGGGCCGAAGGGGCCGCTGGCGGCGCGGAACCTGCTCGCGGGCCTCAAGCTCGGCGTCGCCGAGCTCGACAAGGTCGGGGGCGCGCGCAAGGCCCTGGTGGTGATCGGCGACTTCATCGACGGCGAGGGCTCGACCTCGGCGTCCGCGCCGATCCGCGATCTGGGCCGGCAGCTGACCGAGCGCAAGATCCTGACCGCGGCGATCATCTACCAGCAGCGCGGGGCCGAGTTCGGGCAGCCGGCGAGCCCGCTCAAGCTCGATCCAGTGACCAAGCAGATGGTCCCCGACGACGACGCCGGGGCGCTGCTCGAGCGGACCTGGCGCCAGACCCGCAAGCAGGCCGTCGAGGACGCCAAGTTCTTCAGCGCCAACCACGCCAACGAGCTCTCGTCGCGGACCGGGTTCGGGATGGCGGCCGAGGGGGTCGCCGGCGAGCTCGCGGACCGCTTCTACTTGCAGTTCCCGGGCTACGACAAGGTCAGCAAGGCCGGGCTGACCTGGGACGGCAAGAGCCACACGGTGATCCTGCGCGTCGACGGCAACGAGTTCGCCAAGGTCGACGTCGAGCTGTCGCCGAAGTGGAGCCCACCCGGCGGCGGCACGGCGTGGTGGATCTTCCTCGTGATCCCGGTCGGGCTCATCGCCGTCGGCCTCGTGATCGCGAAGGTCGTGCGCAAGCCCAAGGCGGCGCCGGGCCCGGGCGTCGGCGCGCCGGTCCCCGGCATGGTCGGTGGGCCTGGGGGCCCCCCGGGGCCCGGTGGTCCGGGCGGTCCGGGCGGTCCAGGCCCCGCTGGCCCGGGTGGCCCGGGCGCGCCCCCGCCCGGCAAGCCGATGAAGACCCAGTTCATCAACGTCGCCGGCGACGACGTGTTCCCGATCGTCGGCTGGATGGTGTTCCTCAACGGGCCCCAGAAGTTCAAGACCCACAAGCTGTCGGCGGGCGTCACCAAGGTCGGCACCGGCAAGGAGTCGGACATTGTCATCGACGACGGCTACATGAGCACCAACCACGCGCTGGTGGTGACGACGCCCGACGGCTTCACGCTCCAGGACAACAGCTCCACCAACGGCACCTTCGTCAACAACGCGCGCGTGGCCAAGCACGAGCTCTACGACGGCGACGTGGTCACGTTCGGCCGGACCCAGCTCAAGTTCAAGGCCACCATTTGA